Below is a window of Fibrobacter sp. UWR2 DNA.
GGTCTGCACAGGCACAACAGGCTGCGTTGTTGCCGACGTGGGTTCTGCGGTAGTCGCCGCGCCTTCTTGCGGAACTGCGGCTGCCTGCGCGTTGCCTGCGTCTGCACTGCCTGTCGGCGCCTGGCCCGCCTGCGCGTTCTGCTCGCCCGGCTGTACCGCCTGCGCGGAGCCCGCATTCTCGCTACCCGCTTCGGCAGGTGCGGCACCTGCCATCGGCATGGGCATGCTTGTCATGATGCCTTCTGCTGCAATCGTTTCGGCGGCCTTTTCTTGTACCTGCGGGGGCACGAATCCCGGCGCTTCGATATACGGGAGCGGTCTACCTTGCGATGCGTCGGCGATGTAGAAGCCCGACATCGGGTCGACGGTAATCTGCCCGCGTTCGTTGGCGAGGTGCAGCGGGACTTCGCCTTCGGCGAGCATCGAGATGTCGAAGAAGTCTATGTTGTCCGGAGTCCCGAGGATTTCGATTTCTTCCTTCGCGAATGCGGCCCATTGCGGAAGGCCGCCCGAGGCGCCTGCGATGCGGGTCCTGCCCGACTTGAGCGGCTTGTTGTTGTCGAAGCCCACGTAGCTACCGATAGCTACTACGGAATCGAGCGCGATGCCTTCTTTTTCGGCAACATACGTCGGGATAGCGCCCATGAACGCCACGTTCCTGTAATCGTTCGTAGTACCAGTTTTTCCGAGTGCGGGGTAGCGCAGTTTTGTCTGGCTGTCGGGGCTTTCTACCGTGAGCGCATTCACCTGGCTGCGTGCGGTACCGTTTACGAATACGGAGCGCAGCATCGCACCCATTTGCGAAGTAATGAGCGAATCAAGAATCACTTTCGATTCTACGGAGTTCCTGAAAATCGTCTGCCCGTCCTTCTTGATTTCCTTGATGAAGCACGGCTCGTTCCATTCTCCGTCTTTGCACTTGTATACCTTGCCCGAGAGGATAGTCTGGTAGGCGGTGCTGATTTCACCCAGGGTAATCTCGTTCACGCCGAGCGGCATGCTGAACACTTTCTGCAGTTTCTGGTTGATGCCGATTTCGTGTGCGAACCGCGCGTATTCCGCCATGGAAAGCGAGCGACGGAAATCTGGCCAGTAGCGTAGGGAAGCTTCGTCGAGATAGTCGGTCTCGGGATCTACCTGCTTCATCATCACGGTGAGGCGTTTCACGTCGCCCAGGGTAAAGTTCCTGAAGAGTTTCACAGAATCGATAGGCGGAAGCGATTCGGAAAGATCCGGGTCGAGTTCCTGTATTTCGCGCTTGTGGAGGATATCGGAATAGTCCTTGAAGTTGTGCCCGATGAACGCTCTTATTTTCTCGTCTTTCTTGGCCTGTTTTAGTGCGACATCGTTGTAGGTGCCGACGCGCAGGTCCAGCACGTCTATCGCGCGCTCGTATTTTTCTTCGGCCTCGTACTGTGCGGCGAGAGCATACTGTGCCTTCGTGAACTCGATCTCGCGCTTCACGCTTTCCTTCATGGTGAGCCCGAACTTGTCGCGCAGTCTCTCGAAATATGCCTTGCTGTCTTCGTCGCTGTTGCGGGCGAATCCGTTCTCTTGCGCGACGGAATTGAATTCCTCGGGGCTGAGTTTGTCGAGCAGGTGGTCCAAGAGCCATATGCTTGCGATGTTCTCGGAACGTGTTGCCGCCCACGCGATGCTCACGAGGTCGCCCTTGTTCTTGTGGTCGGGGCGCGGGTAGTAGAACTGGTTCACGTGCTGGAACACGTTGAAGTCGTTCTCGAGGACGTTCATGTAGTTCCACTTGTGCTTGAGCGCGAGTGCGTAGAGGATAGGCTTCCAGCTACTGCCGAGTTGGCGCAGCGCCTTGAAACTGCGGTCGAAGTCCGTATTGTGGAAACCGCCCTGGCTTGCGACGACCATGCCGTTCCTGATGGCCACAAGGCCGCCCTGCAGCACCGGTTCTGTTTCGATTTTGCACGGCGCAAAGCCGTTCACTTTCTTTTCGTCGAGGATACTCACCAAAAGGATGGCGCCCTTCTTCATCTGGTTGCCCAGGACGGCTGCCGGATCCTTGCCAATCTGCTTGCCGAATTCCTTGAGCGACTGTTCGCCTACTTCGCCCTTGAGCTGCCCGAAGCTCAGGCGCAGCGCTTTGAGTTCGCCCTTCTCGTTATGGAGTACGGTATCGACCGCGCCGTACAGGTAGTCGCCCTTGCGTGCGCTTACTGCCTTGTTCGCATACTTCGCCTTCGGGAGCACGAAACCGCCGAGCTGCATCTGCAGGTTGCTGATGTTTGTCTGCAATGCGCGCTTGGCGGCGTCCTGGCTCCTTGCGTCGAGTGTCGTCACGATTTCGAGCTGTGCCTTGCGCCAGTCGCTGATATCTTTTTCTTCGAAGAGTTTTTGGTAGAAGTCGCTGGAGAGTTTCTCGTCGATACGTTCGAGAGTGGTCGATACACTGAAGCGGAAGTTGCCGTGCTTGAAGTGCAGCGGCTCGGCGAGCGCCTCTTTCATTTGTTCTGCGTCGATATAGCCTTCGTCGAGCATGCGGCCGAGAACGTAGCGCAGTCTTTCTTCGCCGCGCTGGAGCGCCTTTTCCTTGCGTTCTTCGGTGCGCTGGATGAACGGGTCGTAGTTGAACGGGCCCTTGACCGAGCCTGCGATGAATGCGCATTCGGCAAGCGAGAGGTCCTTGAGATCCTTGTCGAAGAAGTACTGGGCTGCGATGGCCACGCCCTTGCCCGTACCCGATACGTGGAACTGGTTCAGGTAGAATTCCAGGATGTCTTCCTTGCTGAAGTGCTTCTCGAGTCGCAGTGCGTTGATGAGTTCCTTCCACTTGGCCTTGATGCTCCGCTCTTCGCGGCCGAGCACGTTCTTTGCCGTCTGCTGCGTGAGGGTGGAACCGCCCTGTCGCATGTGGCCGCTCTTGATGTTTGCCGCCATCGCACGGATGAACCCGTGCAGGCTGAATCCGTTATGGTTCCAATAGCTTGCGTCTTCTGCAGCGACGAGCGCGTTAATGATGTTTAGCGGGATATCGCCGTAGGGCACGTAGATGCGGTGGTTTGCATCGAAGAATGCGCCCAGCAGGCTGTTGCCGTCGTTGTAGTACACGCGGGTCTCGCCGGAGAGCACCTGCAATATGGTGTCCCTGTTGAACTGGTTATCCGGATCGCGCTCGGGGAGAATCTTGAACACGAAAATATATGCCGGTATGCAGCAGATGAGCCCCACGAGGGCGAACGCCGCAACGATTTTGAAAAGCTTGACTATCACGGAGCCTGATTTCTTCTGTTTTCTTTTTGCCTGTGCCATAAAAATCACCAAAAGGACCCTGCGGAGTGCGCAGAGCCTGCTAATATGCTTGAATTTAGCATTTTTTGGGGCCGACCCCTTGAAAATTGGCGCAAAAATAAGTAAAATTAGTGTCCCCAAGATGGGAAGATGGCCGAGTTGGCCGAAGGCGCGTCCCTGCTAAGGACGTATAGGACTTAATCCTATCGCGAGTTCGAATCTCGCTCTTCCCGCTGCAAAGACCCTCCGGCGCAAGTCGGGGGGTCCTTTGTTTTTGCTGATTTTGCCTTTTTTACAGAAAAAGCGCCTAATTTTACACATAAATTATATATTCAAAGGAGCAAAAATTAAGGGATTGGGTAAGGTATGCAGAAAGTGTCTAAAATATACCTCGCCTTGACAACCGCAATCTGCGGGTTGTTCTGTGGGTGTTATGACGGGGAAATGGAATGTTATGATTCAAATCGGTTTGTTAGTTTAAATTTCTTGACAACGGATGAGTTTGACAGTATTCAATTGTACCTAAATGAAAAGCACATATGTTATGGTGACGTGGGCGTTTATTATGAGCAAATTATATGTCAGGATACTGGACGTTTTTTGGTTGCCACAGTCGTGTCAGAAGCGGATGTTGATAAGTGTGTTTTATCGGAAGAGAATCCTATATGGTACGGTTTTCATTGCTTTGTTGGCAAGCCCTCTGATGGGATAGACGTCAATTCTGCAAAAATACGTGCACAGATATTTTATAAGGATGAAAAAAGTTGGATTGAGACACCCTTGAATACTTGGGGCGGAAATTATGTTAATGTGATTGCTGAAAGTGACACTACTCGGTGGTTTACTTATGATAAAAATCCAGTAAGACCATATTTTGATGATTACGATTCTCCGTCTTCGTCTAATCGTGTAGGTTGCTATGACGGTTACTGTGTAGCGACGTTGCCGATTGTAAAAGAAGAATTTTGCTACGATAAGTAAGTCATGCAGAAAAAGTCTAAAATATACCTCGCCTTGACAACCGCCATTTGCGGGTTGTTTTGCGGTTGCTATGACGGGGAAGTTGAGTGCTATGATTCAAGGGAGTATTTGATAATAAATATTTTATCAGCTACAAATATTGATAGTGCGATAATCAGTATAAATGAATCTCAAAAGTGTTATTTGAATAAGATTCGATTATATGCAAAATTAGAAAGTGAAGAATTTTTTTATGATGAGGGAGTCAATAAAAATGTAACCGATATAGAACGATGTGATTCAGTAGAGAAATGTTTTTTCTGGAAATCTGCAGGATGTATTTTAGGTCATTCTGACAAGATCGACATTGATACAAATTACATCTCTATACTTTTGTTTGATGGCTCTCAAGAAAAAATTATCAGTATTGATAAACCTTTTTCTAGCAATAATATGATCAATATAATTCCAGAATCAGATACTGCCGAATGGTTTGGTTATAAGGAAAATCCAATAAGACCGTTTTTTGATGTGTTTGATTCTCCGGCTTCGTCGAATCGTGCCGGTTGCTATGATGGTTATTGTGTTGCAATGCTGCCAATGGCAGATAACGATTTTTGCTACGACAAGTAGAAGAAAGGATAGGGAGTGCAGAAGATACCTAAAATATTCCTCGTCTTAACAACCGCTATCAGCGGATTGTTCTGTGGGTGCTATGATGGGGAAACGGAATGCTTTCCTCCGGGAGCCCGGTTCTATCATAATTCGACACTGGATGTAGATAGTGTCCAATTTTATTTGGACGATGAACGGATATGTTATGAGCAATTGATTGTTGAAGATGGAATATGTACGAATTGCCCTAAAATAAAAGGAAATCTTTTTGAGAATATAATGTGCCAAAATTCAGTTGA
It encodes the following:
- a CDS encoding transglycosylase domain-containing protein gives rise to the protein MAQAKRKQKKSGSVIVKLFKIVAAFALVGLICCIPAYIFVFKILPERDPDNQFNRDTILQVLSGETRVYYNDGNSLLGAFFDANHRIYVPYGDIPLNIINALVAAEDASYWNHNGFSLHGFIRAMAANIKSGHMRQGGSTLTQQTAKNVLGREERSIKAKWKELINALRLEKHFSKEDILEFYLNQFHVSGTGKGVAIAAQYFFDKDLKDLSLAECAFIAGSVKGPFNYDPFIQRTEERKEKALQRGEERLRYVLGRMLDEGYIDAEQMKEALAEPLHFKHGNFRFSVSTTLERIDEKLSSDFYQKLFEEKDISDWRKAQLEIVTTLDARSQDAAKRALQTNISNLQMQLGGFVLPKAKYANKAVSARKGDYLYGAVDTVLHNEKGELKALRLSFGQLKGEVGEQSLKEFGKQIGKDPAAVLGNQMKKGAILLVSILDEKKVNGFAPCKIETEPVLQGGLVAIRNGMVVASQGGFHNTDFDRSFKALRQLGSSWKPILYALALKHKWNYMNVLENDFNVFQHVNQFYYPRPDHKNKGDLVSIAWAATRSENIASIWLLDHLLDKLSPEEFNSVAQENGFARNSDEDSKAYFERLRDKFGLTMKESVKREIEFTKAQYALAAQYEAEEKYERAIDVLDLRVGTYNDVALKQAKKDEKIRAFIGHNFKDYSDILHKREIQELDPDLSESLPPIDSVKLFRNFTLGDVKRLTVMMKQVDPETDYLDEASLRYWPDFRRSLSMAEYARFAHEIGINQKLQKVFSMPLGVNEITLGEISTAYQTILSGKVYKCKDGEWNEPCFIKEIKKDGQTIFRNSVESKVILDSLITSQMGAMLRSVFVNGTARSQVNALTVESPDSQTKLRYPALGKTGTTNDYRNVAFMGAIPTYVAEKEGIALDSVVAIGSYVGFDNNKPLKSGRTRIAGASGGLPQWAAFAKEEIEILGTPDNIDFFDISMLAEGEVPLHLANERGQITVDPMSGFYIADASQGRPLPYIEAPGFVPPQVQEKAAETIAAEGIMTSMPMPMAGAAPAEAGSENAGSAQAVQPGEQNAQAGQAPTGSADAGNAQAAAVPQEGAATTAEPTSATTQPVVPVQTAPVAGPTAGTTQPAAVQPAQPAAPAAAPKAAAMPQDDDWDLPAGMDGGAFVPIEAE